Proteins encoded together in one Bos indicus isolate NIAB-ARS_2022 breed Sahiwal x Tharparkar chromosome 25, NIAB-ARS_B.indTharparkar_mat_pri_1.0, whole genome shotgun sequence window:
- the TELO2 gene encoding telomere length regulation protein TEL2 homolog isoform X1: protein MDPVASAVRLAVQEAVHILSSSEDGGHIISTLQSLRRYLGETETQAPPEEQEEFSRTHFSTILRCLVGKLSPDWLDLLPDGQLEELWASFFLEGPADQAFLVLMESIEGAASPSFRLMKMARLLARFLSAGRMAAVMEGQCGQQAGPASRLLQETLLTRVVGLPDHLGNRLQRETLAAFFPQNYFPLLGEEVLRVLQAVVDSLRGGLDCSVSFLSQVLGKACVHGRQKEILGVLVPRLTVLTQGNCLWQRVCWRLVECVPDRAMEAVLKGLVEAAPGPEVLSRLLGNLVTKSKKAQFVMTQKLLFLQYSCSMPMLQSLLGYLAMDSQRRPLLVQALKELLETWGSSSAIRHTPLEQQRYVSKALLICLTHLGEAELRASRDELLASLMEGVKSRLDSSLPPVRRLGMIVAEVASARLHPEGPPLKFQYEEDELTREMLALAVPRPAADGPSEAGPPVAPVSGESPDQETVDSGGPQAGWEGSDSELDSDDELVPYDMSGDGEQRGSKTPAYVRDCLEALTASEDWERWEEALRALEGLVLKSPAATREVSLELAKVLLHLEEKTAVAGFERLRQRALVAVTVTDPARVAEYLAVQFYALNYSLRQRMDILDVLALAAQELSRPGCLGKAAQRGSPGPGSQPSGAAVPAWKAVVEERVRRKTRRFCKQGSTGRAAAAGPNEFNAVAGYFFFPLLQRFDRPVVTFDLLGDDQLVLGRLAHTLGALMYLAVNTAVAVPMGKALLEFVWALRFHGDAYVRRGLLSAVSSVLLSVPAEWLLADLPDELLEARSWLADVAEQDADEDCRLLAVKALLLLEKLRDRLLPLSSP from the exons ATGgatcctgtggcctctgctgtccGCCTGGCAGTCCAGGAGGCTGTTCACATCCTTTCTTCATCTGAGGATGGGGGCCACATCATCTCCACGCTGCAGTCCCTGAGGCGGTACCTTGGTGAAACAGAGACCCAAGCCCCCCCTGAGGAGCAGGAAGAGTTTAGCAGGACCCACTTTTCCACCATTCTCAGATGTCTGGTCGGCAAGCTGAGCCCCGACTGGCTGGACCTGCTGCCTGATGGCCAGTTGGAGGAGCTGTGGGCCAGCTTCTTCCTGGAGGGCCCAGCTGACCAAGCCTTCCTGGTGCTGATGGAGTCCATTGAGGGTGCTGCCAG CCCCAGCTTCCGTCTGATGAAGATGGCGCGGTTGCTGGCCAGGTTCCTGAGTGCAGGCAGGATGGCCGCTGTGATGGAGGGGCAGTGTGGGCAGCAGGCGGGGCCGGCCTCCCGCCTGCTCCAGGAGACCCTTCTCACCCGGGTGGTGGGCCTGCCCGATCACCTGGGCAACCGTCTGCAGCGGGAGACGCTGGCTGCCTTCTTCCCTCAGAACTACTTCCCTCTGCTGGGCGAGGAGGTCCTGCGGGTGCTGCAGGCAGTGGTGGACTCTCTCCGAG GTGGCTTGGACTGCTCCGTCTCCTTTCTGTCTCAGGTCCTGGGCAAAGCCTGCGTCCATGGGAGACAGA AGGAGATCCTGGGCGTGCTGGTGCCCCGGCTGACAGTGCTCACCCAGGGCAACTGCCTCTGGCAGCGGGTCTGCTGGCGCCTGGTGGAGTGTGTGCCCGACCGGGCCATGGAAGCCGTGCTGAAGGGGCTCGTGGAGGCCGCCCCAGG GCCGGAGGTCCTCTCGCGGCTGCTGGGGAACCTGGTGACAAAGAGCAAGAAGGCCCAGTTTGTGATGACACAGAAGCTGCTGTTCCTGCAGTACAGCTGCTCG ATGCCCATGCTGCAGAGCCTGCTGGGGTACTTGGCCATGGATAGCCAGCGGCGCCCGCTCCTCGTGCAG GCGCTGAAGGAGCTCCTGGAGACGTGGGGCAGCAGCAGTGCCATCCGCCACACACCCCTGGAGCAGCAGCGCTATGTCAGCAAGGCCTTACTCATCTGCCTGACGCACCTGGGGGAGGCGGAGCTCCGGGCCAGCCGGGACG AGCTGCTGGCCAGCCTGATGGAGGGAGTGAAGAGCCGCCTGGACAGCAGCCTGCCGCCCGTGCGCCGCCTGGGCATGATTGTGGCCGAGGTGGCCAGCGCCCGGCTGCACCCCGAGGGGCCTCCCCTGAAGTTCCAG TACGAAGAGGATGAACTGACCCGAGAGATGCTGGCCTTGGCCGTGCCCCGGCCCGCGGCTGACGGCCCTTCGGAGGCGGG CCCGCCTGTGGCTCCCGTCAGTGGGGAGTCTCCTGACCAAGAGACGGTGGACAGTGGCGGCCCCCAGGCTGGGTGGGAGGGCTCTGACTCTGAGCTGGACAG TGATGACGAGCTTGTCCCCTATGACATGTCAGGGGATGGGGAGCAGAGGGGCAGCAAGACGCCCGCGTACGTGCGGGACTGCCTGGAAG CTCTGACCGCATCTGAAGACTGGGAGCGCTGGGAGGAGGCCCTGCGGGCCCTGGAAGGGCTAGTCCTCAAGAGCCCGGCTGCCACCCGGGAG gtgagcctggagcTGGCCAAGGTGCTGCTGCACCTGGAGGAGAAGACAGCCGTGGCAGGGTTTGAGAGGCTGCGCCAGAGGGCTCTGGTGGCCGTCACAGTCACAGACCCGGCACGG GTGGCAGAGTACCTGGCCGTGCAGTTCTACGCCCTCAACTACAGCCTCCGGCAGCGCATGGACATTCTGGAC GTCCTGGCCCTGGCCGCCCAGGAGCTGTCCCGGCCTGGGTGCCTCGGGAAGGCTGCCCAACGGGGCTCCCCGGGGCCCGGCTCCCAGCCCAGTGGGGCCGCGGTCCCGGCCTGGAAGGCGGTGGTGGAGGAGCGCGTCAGACGCAAGACCCGGCGGTTCTGCAAG CAGGGCTCCACGGGGCGGGCAGCAGCTGCTGGCCCCAATGAATTCAACGCAGTGGCTGGATACTTCTTCTTCCCCCTCCTTCAGCGTTTCGACAG GCCTGTGGTGACCTTTGACCTTTTGGGAGATGACCAGCTGGTTCTCGGGAGACTGGCCCACACCTTAGGGGCCCTGATGTATCTGGCCGTCAACACGGCG GTGGCTGTGCCCATGGGCAAGGCCCTGCTGGAGTTCGTGTGGGCTCTTCGTTTCCACGGGGACGC CTACGTGCGCCGGGGCCTGCTGTCCGCCGTGTCTTCCGTCCTTCTCAGCGTGCCAGCCGAGTGGCTGCTGGCAGACCTGCCGGACGAGCTTCTGGAGGCCCGGTCCTGGCTGGCAG ACGTGGCGGAGCAGGACGCGGACGAGGACTGCCGGCTGCTGGCGGTGaaggcgctgctgctgctggagaagCTCCGTGACAGGCTCCTCCCGCTCTCCTCTCCTTAG
- the TELO2 gene encoding telomere length regulation protein TEL2 homolog isoform X3, with protein sequence MDPVASAVRLAVQEAVHILSSSEDGGHIISTLQSLRRYLGETETQAPPEEQEEFSRTHFSTILRCLVGKLSPDWLDLLPDGQLEELWASFFLEGPADQAFLVLMESIEGAASPSFRLMKMARLLARFLSAGRMAAVMEGQCGQQAGPASRLLQETLLTRVVGLPDHLGNRLQRETLAAFFPQNYFPLLGEEVLRVLQAVVDSLRGGLDCSVSFLSQVLGKACVHGRQKEILGVLVPRLTVLTQGNCLWQRVCWRLVECVPDRAMEAVLKGLVEAAPGPEVLSRLLGNLVTKSKKAQFVMTQKLLFLQYSCSMPMLQSLLGYLAMDSQRRPLLVQALKELLETWGSSSAIRHTPLEQQRYVSKALLICLTHLGEAELRASRDELLASLMEGVKSRLDSSLPPVRRLGMIVAEVASARLHPEGPPLKFQYEEDELTREMLALAVPRPAADGPSEAGDDELVPYDMSGDGEQRGSKTPAYVRDCLEALTASEDWERWEEALRALEGLVLKSPAATREVSLELAKVLLHLEEKTAVAGFERLRQRALVAVTVTDPARVAEYLAVQFYALNYSLRQRMDILDVLALAAQELSRPGCLGKAAQRGSPGPGSQPSGAAVPAWKAVVEERVRRKTRRFCKQGSTGRAAAAGPNEFNAVAGYFFFPLLQRFDRPVVTFDLLGDDQLVLGRLAHTLGALMYLAVNTAVAVPMGKALLEFVWALRFHGDAYVRRGLLSAVSSVLLSVPAEWLLADLPDELLEARSWLADVAEQDADEDCRLLAVKALLLLEKLRDRLLPLSSP encoded by the exons ATGgatcctgtggcctctgctgtccGCCTGGCAGTCCAGGAGGCTGTTCACATCCTTTCTTCATCTGAGGATGGGGGCCACATCATCTCCACGCTGCAGTCCCTGAGGCGGTACCTTGGTGAAACAGAGACCCAAGCCCCCCCTGAGGAGCAGGAAGAGTTTAGCAGGACCCACTTTTCCACCATTCTCAGATGTCTGGTCGGCAAGCTGAGCCCCGACTGGCTGGACCTGCTGCCTGATGGCCAGTTGGAGGAGCTGTGGGCCAGCTTCTTCCTGGAGGGCCCAGCTGACCAAGCCTTCCTGGTGCTGATGGAGTCCATTGAGGGTGCTGCCAG CCCCAGCTTCCGTCTGATGAAGATGGCGCGGTTGCTGGCCAGGTTCCTGAGTGCAGGCAGGATGGCCGCTGTGATGGAGGGGCAGTGTGGGCAGCAGGCGGGGCCGGCCTCCCGCCTGCTCCAGGAGACCCTTCTCACCCGGGTGGTGGGCCTGCCCGATCACCTGGGCAACCGTCTGCAGCGGGAGACGCTGGCTGCCTTCTTCCCTCAGAACTACTTCCCTCTGCTGGGCGAGGAGGTCCTGCGGGTGCTGCAGGCAGTGGTGGACTCTCTCCGAG GTGGCTTGGACTGCTCCGTCTCCTTTCTGTCTCAGGTCCTGGGCAAAGCCTGCGTCCATGGGAGACAGA AGGAGATCCTGGGCGTGCTGGTGCCCCGGCTGACAGTGCTCACCCAGGGCAACTGCCTCTGGCAGCGGGTCTGCTGGCGCCTGGTGGAGTGTGTGCCCGACCGGGCCATGGAAGCCGTGCTGAAGGGGCTCGTGGAGGCCGCCCCAGG GCCGGAGGTCCTCTCGCGGCTGCTGGGGAACCTGGTGACAAAGAGCAAGAAGGCCCAGTTTGTGATGACACAGAAGCTGCTGTTCCTGCAGTACAGCTGCTCG ATGCCCATGCTGCAGAGCCTGCTGGGGTACTTGGCCATGGATAGCCAGCGGCGCCCGCTCCTCGTGCAG GCGCTGAAGGAGCTCCTGGAGACGTGGGGCAGCAGCAGTGCCATCCGCCACACACCCCTGGAGCAGCAGCGCTATGTCAGCAAGGCCTTACTCATCTGCCTGACGCACCTGGGGGAGGCGGAGCTCCGGGCCAGCCGGGACG AGCTGCTGGCCAGCCTGATGGAGGGAGTGAAGAGCCGCCTGGACAGCAGCCTGCCGCCCGTGCGCCGCCTGGGCATGATTGTGGCCGAGGTGGCCAGCGCCCGGCTGCACCCCGAGGGGCCTCCCCTGAAGTTCCAG TACGAAGAGGATGAACTGACCCGAGAGATGCTGGCCTTGGCCGTGCCCCGGCCCGCGGCTGACGGCCCTTCGGAGGCGGG TGATGACGAGCTTGTCCCCTATGACATGTCAGGGGATGGGGAGCAGAGGGGCAGCAAGACGCCCGCGTACGTGCGGGACTGCCTGGAAG CTCTGACCGCATCTGAAGACTGGGAGCGCTGGGAGGAGGCCCTGCGGGCCCTGGAAGGGCTAGTCCTCAAGAGCCCGGCTGCCACCCGGGAG gtgagcctggagcTGGCCAAGGTGCTGCTGCACCTGGAGGAGAAGACAGCCGTGGCAGGGTTTGAGAGGCTGCGCCAGAGGGCTCTGGTGGCCGTCACAGTCACAGACCCGGCACGG GTGGCAGAGTACCTGGCCGTGCAGTTCTACGCCCTCAACTACAGCCTCCGGCAGCGCATGGACATTCTGGAC GTCCTGGCCCTGGCCGCCCAGGAGCTGTCCCGGCCTGGGTGCCTCGGGAAGGCTGCCCAACGGGGCTCCCCGGGGCCCGGCTCCCAGCCCAGTGGGGCCGCGGTCCCGGCCTGGAAGGCGGTGGTGGAGGAGCGCGTCAGACGCAAGACCCGGCGGTTCTGCAAG CAGGGCTCCACGGGGCGGGCAGCAGCTGCTGGCCCCAATGAATTCAACGCAGTGGCTGGATACTTCTTCTTCCCCCTCCTTCAGCGTTTCGACAG GCCTGTGGTGACCTTTGACCTTTTGGGAGATGACCAGCTGGTTCTCGGGAGACTGGCCCACACCTTAGGGGCCCTGATGTATCTGGCCGTCAACACGGCG GTGGCTGTGCCCATGGGCAAGGCCCTGCTGGAGTTCGTGTGGGCTCTTCGTTTCCACGGGGACGC CTACGTGCGCCGGGGCCTGCTGTCCGCCGTGTCTTCCGTCCTTCTCAGCGTGCCAGCCGAGTGGCTGCTGGCAGACCTGCCGGACGAGCTTCTGGAGGCCCGGTCCTGGCTGGCAG ACGTGGCGGAGCAGGACGCGGACGAGGACTGCCGGCTGCTGGCGGTGaaggcgctgctgctgctggagaagCTCCGTGACAGGCTCCTCCCGCTCTCCTCTCCTTAG
- the TELO2 gene encoding telomere length regulation protein TEL2 homolog isoform X2, with translation MDPVASAVRLAVQEAVHILSSSEDGGHIISTLQSLRRYLGETETQAPPEEQEEFSRTHFSTILRCLVGKLSPDWLDLLPDGQLEELWASFFLEGPADQAFLVLMESIEGAASPSFRLMKMARLLARFLSAGRMAAVMEGQCGQQAGPASRLLQETLLTRVVGLPDHLGNRLQRETLAAFFPQNYFPLLGEEVLRVLQAVVDSLRGGLDCSVSFLSQVLGKACVHGRQKEILGVLVPRLTVLTQGNCLWQRVCWRLVECVPDRAMEAVLKGLVEAAPGPEVLSRLLGNLVTKSKKAQFVMTQKLLFLQYSCSMPMLQSLLGYLAMDSQRRPLLVQALKELLETWGSSSAIRHTPLEQQRYVSKALLICLTHLGEAELRASRDELLASLMEGVKSRLDSSLPPVRRLGMIVAEVASARLHPEGPPLKFQYEEDELTREMLALAVPRPAADGPSEAGPPVAPVSGESPDQETVDSGGPQAGWEGSDSELDSDDELVPYDMSGDGEQRGSKTPAYVRDCLEALTASEDWERWEEALRALEGLVLKSPAATREVSLELAKVLLHLEEKTAVAGFERLRQRALVAVTVTDPARVAEYLAVQFYALNYSLRQRMDILDVLALAAQELSRPGCLGKAAQRGSPGPGSQPSGAAVPAWKAVVEERVRRKTRRFCKGSTGRAAAAGPNEFNAVAGYFFFPLLQRFDRPVVTFDLLGDDQLVLGRLAHTLGALMYLAVNTAVAVPMGKALLEFVWALRFHGDAYVRRGLLSAVSSVLLSVPAEWLLADLPDELLEARSWLADVAEQDADEDCRLLAVKALLLLEKLRDRLLPLSSP, from the exons ATGgatcctgtggcctctgctgtccGCCTGGCAGTCCAGGAGGCTGTTCACATCCTTTCTTCATCTGAGGATGGGGGCCACATCATCTCCACGCTGCAGTCCCTGAGGCGGTACCTTGGTGAAACAGAGACCCAAGCCCCCCCTGAGGAGCAGGAAGAGTTTAGCAGGACCCACTTTTCCACCATTCTCAGATGTCTGGTCGGCAAGCTGAGCCCCGACTGGCTGGACCTGCTGCCTGATGGCCAGTTGGAGGAGCTGTGGGCCAGCTTCTTCCTGGAGGGCCCAGCTGACCAAGCCTTCCTGGTGCTGATGGAGTCCATTGAGGGTGCTGCCAG CCCCAGCTTCCGTCTGATGAAGATGGCGCGGTTGCTGGCCAGGTTCCTGAGTGCAGGCAGGATGGCCGCTGTGATGGAGGGGCAGTGTGGGCAGCAGGCGGGGCCGGCCTCCCGCCTGCTCCAGGAGACCCTTCTCACCCGGGTGGTGGGCCTGCCCGATCACCTGGGCAACCGTCTGCAGCGGGAGACGCTGGCTGCCTTCTTCCCTCAGAACTACTTCCCTCTGCTGGGCGAGGAGGTCCTGCGGGTGCTGCAGGCAGTGGTGGACTCTCTCCGAG GTGGCTTGGACTGCTCCGTCTCCTTTCTGTCTCAGGTCCTGGGCAAAGCCTGCGTCCATGGGAGACAGA AGGAGATCCTGGGCGTGCTGGTGCCCCGGCTGACAGTGCTCACCCAGGGCAACTGCCTCTGGCAGCGGGTCTGCTGGCGCCTGGTGGAGTGTGTGCCCGACCGGGCCATGGAAGCCGTGCTGAAGGGGCTCGTGGAGGCCGCCCCAGG GCCGGAGGTCCTCTCGCGGCTGCTGGGGAACCTGGTGACAAAGAGCAAGAAGGCCCAGTTTGTGATGACACAGAAGCTGCTGTTCCTGCAGTACAGCTGCTCG ATGCCCATGCTGCAGAGCCTGCTGGGGTACTTGGCCATGGATAGCCAGCGGCGCCCGCTCCTCGTGCAG GCGCTGAAGGAGCTCCTGGAGACGTGGGGCAGCAGCAGTGCCATCCGCCACACACCCCTGGAGCAGCAGCGCTATGTCAGCAAGGCCTTACTCATCTGCCTGACGCACCTGGGGGAGGCGGAGCTCCGGGCCAGCCGGGACG AGCTGCTGGCCAGCCTGATGGAGGGAGTGAAGAGCCGCCTGGACAGCAGCCTGCCGCCCGTGCGCCGCCTGGGCATGATTGTGGCCGAGGTGGCCAGCGCCCGGCTGCACCCCGAGGGGCCTCCCCTGAAGTTCCAG TACGAAGAGGATGAACTGACCCGAGAGATGCTGGCCTTGGCCGTGCCCCGGCCCGCGGCTGACGGCCCTTCGGAGGCGGG CCCGCCTGTGGCTCCCGTCAGTGGGGAGTCTCCTGACCAAGAGACGGTGGACAGTGGCGGCCCCCAGGCTGGGTGGGAGGGCTCTGACTCTGAGCTGGACAG TGATGACGAGCTTGTCCCCTATGACATGTCAGGGGATGGGGAGCAGAGGGGCAGCAAGACGCCCGCGTACGTGCGGGACTGCCTGGAAG CTCTGACCGCATCTGAAGACTGGGAGCGCTGGGAGGAGGCCCTGCGGGCCCTGGAAGGGCTAGTCCTCAAGAGCCCGGCTGCCACCCGGGAG gtgagcctggagcTGGCCAAGGTGCTGCTGCACCTGGAGGAGAAGACAGCCGTGGCAGGGTTTGAGAGGCTGCGCCAGAGGGCTCTGGTGGCCGTCACAGTCACAGACCCGGCACGG GTGGCAGAGTACCTGGCCGTGCAGTTCTACGCCCTCAACTACAGCCTCCGGCAGCGCATGGACATTCTGGAC GTCCTGGCCCTGGCCGCCCAGGAGCTGTCCCGGCCTGGGTGCCTCGGGAAGGCTGCCCAACGGGGCTCCCCGGGGCCCGGCTCCCAGCCCAGTGGGGCCGCGGTCCCGGCCTGGAAGGCGGTGGTGGAGGAGCGCGTCAGACGCAAGACCCGGCGGTTCTGCAAG GGCTCCACGGGGCGGGCAGCAGCTGCTGGCCCCAATGAATTCAACGCAGTGGCTGGATACTTCTTCTTCCCCCTCCTTCAGCGTTTCGACAG GCCTGTGGTGACCTTTGACCTTTTGGGAGATGACCAGCTGGTTCTCGGGAGACTGGCCCACACCTTAGGGGCCCTGATGTATCTGGCCGTCAACACGGCG GTGGCTGTGCCCATGGGCAAGGCCCTGCTGGAGTTCGTGTGGGCTCTTCGTTTCCACGGGGACGC CTACGTGCGCCGGGGCCTGCTGTCCGCCGTGTCTTCCGTCCTTCTCAGCGTGCCAGCCGAGTGGCTGCTGGCAGACCTGCCGGACGAGCTTCTGGAGGCCCGGTCCTGGCTGGCAG ACGTGGCGGAGCAGGACGCGGACGAGGACTGCCGGCTGCTGGCGGTGaaggcgctgctgctgctggagaagCTCCGTGACAGGCTCCTCCCGCTCTCCTCTCCTTAG
- the TELO2 gene encoding telomere length regulation protein TEL2 homolog isoform X4, translating into MDPVASAVRLAVQEAVHILSSSEDGGHIISTLQSLRRYLGETETQAPPEEQEEFSRTHFSTILRCLVGKLSPDWLDLLPDGQLEELWASFFLEGPADQAFLVLMESIEGAASPSFRLMKMARLLARFLSAGRMAAVMEGQCGQQAGPASRLLQETLLTRVVGLPDHLGNRLQRETLAAFFPQNYFPLLGEEVLRVLQAVVDSLRGGLDCSVSFLSQVLGKACVHGRQKEILGVLVPRLTVLTQGNCLWQRVCWRLVECVPDRAMEAVLKGLVEAAPGPEVLSRLLGNLVTKSKKAQFVMTQKLLFLQYSCSMPMLQSLLGYLAMDSQRRPLLVQALKELLETWGSSSAIRHTPLEQQRYVSKALLICLTHLGEAELRASRDELLASLMEGVKSRLDSSLPPVRRLGMIVAEVASARLHPEGPPLKFQYEEDELTREMLALAVPRPAADGPSEAGPPVAPVSGESPDQETVDSGGPQAGWEGSDSELDSDDELVPYDMSGDGEQRGSKTPAYVRDCLEALTASEDWERWEEALRALEGLVLKSPAATREVSLELAKVLLHLEEKTAVAGFERLRQRALVAVTVTDPARVAEYLAVQFYALNYSLRQRMDILDVLALAAQELSRPGCLGKAAQRGSPGPGSQPSGAAVPAWKAVVEERVRRKTRRFCKQGSTGRAAAAGPNEFNAVAGYFFFPLLQRFDRLGLTRRPCRVTGRLSTASPSRLWAVRG; encoded by the exons ATGgatcctgtggcctctgctgtccGCCTGGCAGTCCAGGAGGCTGTTCACATCCTTTCTTCATCTGAGGATGGGGGCCACATCATCTCCACGCTGCAGTCCCTGAGGCGGTACCTTGGTGAAACAGAGACCCAAGCCCCCCCTGAGGAGCAGGAAGAGTTTAGCAGGACCCACTTTTCCACCATTCTCAGATGTCTGGTCGGCAAGCTGAGCCCCGACTGGCTGGACCTGCTGCCTGATGGCCAGTTGGAGGAGCTGTGGGCCAGCTTCTTCCTGGAGGGCCCAGCTGACCAAGCCTTCCTGGTGCTGATGGAGTCCATTGAGGGTGCTGCCAG CCCCAGCTTCCGTCTGATGAAGATGGCGCGGTTGCTGGCCAGGTTCCTGAGTGCAGGCAGGATGGCCGCTGTGATGGAGGGGCAGTGTGGGCAGCAGGCGGGGCCGGCCTCCCGCCTGCTCCAGGAGACCCTTCTCACCCGGGTGGTGGGCCTGCCCGATCACCTGGGCAACCGTCTGCAGCGGGAGACGCTGGCTGCCTTCTTCCCTCAGAACTACTTCCCTCTGCTGGGCGAGGAGGTCCTGCGGGTGCTGCAGGCAGTGGTGGACTCTCTCCGAG GTGGCTTGGACTGCTCCGTCTCCTTTCTGTCTCAGGTCCTGGGCAAAGCCTGCGTCCATGGGAGACAGA AGGAGATCCTGGGCGTGCTGGTGCCCCGGCTGACAGTGCTCACCCAGGGCAACTGCCTCTGGCAGCGGGTCTGCTGGCGCCTGGTGGAGTGTGTGCCCGACCGGGCCATGGAAGCCGTGCTGAAGGGGCTCGTGGAGGCCGCCCCAGG GCCGGAGGTCCTCTCGCGGCTGCTGGGGAACCTGGTGACAAAGAGCAAGAAGGCCCAGTTTGTGATGACACAGAAGCTGCTGTTCCTGCAGTACAGCTGCTCG ATGCCCATGCTGCAGAGCCTGCTGGGGTACTTGGCCATGGATAGCCAGCGGCGCCCGCTCCTCGTGCAG GCGCTGAAGGAGCTCCTGGAGACGTGGGGCAGCAGCAGTGCCATCCGCCACACACCCCTGGAGCAGCAGCGCTATGTCAGCAAGGCCTTACTCATCTGCCTGACGCACCTGGGGGAGGCGGAGCTCCGGGCCAGCCGGGACG AGCTGCTGGCCAGCCTGATGGAGGGAGTGAAGAGCCGCCTGGACAGCAGCCTGCCGCCCGTGCGCCGCCTGGGCATGATTGTGGCCGAGGTGGCCAGCGCCCGGCTGCACCCCGAGGGGCCTCCCCTGAAGTTCCAG TACGAAGAGGATGAACTGACCCGAGAGATGCTGGCCTTGGCCGTGCCCCGGCCCGCGGCTGACGGCCCTTCGGAGGCGGG CCCGCCTGTGGCTCCCGTCAGTGGGGAGTCTCCTGACCAAGAGACGGTGGACAGTGGCGGCCCCCAGGCTGGGTGGGAGGGCTCTGACTCTGAGCTGGACAG TGATGACGAGCTTGTCCCCTATGACATGTCAGGGGATGGGGAGCAGAGGGGCAGCAAGACGCCCGCGTACGTGCGGGACTGCCTGGAAG CTCTGACCGCATCTGAAGACTGGGAGCGCTGGGAGGAGGCCCTGCGGGCCCTGGAAGGGCTAGTCCTCAAGAGCCCGGCTGCCACCCGGGAG gtgagcctggagcTGGCCAAGGTGCTGCTGCACCTGGAGGAGAAGACAGCCGTGGCAGGGTTTGAGAGGCTGCGCCAGAGGGCTCTGGTGGCCGTCACAGTCACAGACCCGGCACGG GTGGCAGAGTACCTGGCCGTGCAGTTCTACGCCCTCAACTACAGCCTCCGGCAGCGCATGGACATTCTGGAC GTCCTGGCCCTGGCCGCCCAGGAGCTGTCCCGGCCTGGGTGCCTCGGGAAGGCTGCCCAACGGGGCTCCCCGGGGCCCGGCTCCCAGCCCAGTGGGGCCGCGGTCCCGGCCTGGAAGGCGGTGGTGGAGGAGCGCGTCAGACGCAAGACCCGGCGGTTCTGCAAG CAGGGCTCCACGGGGCGGGCAGCAGCTGCTGGCCCCAATGAATTCAACGCAGTGGCTGGATACTTCTTCTTCCCCCTCCTTCAGCGTTTCGACAG GCTGGGCTTGACCAGGCGGCCCTGCAGAGTGACGGGGCGTCTGTCCACTGCCTCCCCCTCACGGCTCTGGGCAGTACGTGGATGA